One part of the Streptomyces lienomycini genome encodes these proteins:
- a CDS encoding DUF6314 family protein, which translates to MGEWWPVHDVLAYLAGRWRTERSVRDLANGLEGRFAGVTAFDALETGGLISRESGAFTWQGVTRPAERTLRYEPGNAPGAADVRFADGRPFHGLDLTSGHHVADHPCAADLYRGEFTVRGPGRWRTVWRVGGPAKDLLLTTDYLRETPGS; encoded by the coding sequence ATGGGCGAGTGGTGGCCGGTGCACGACGTACTGGCGTACCTCGCGGGGCGCTGGCGCACCGAGCGGTCGGTGCGGGATCTGGCGAACGGCCTGGAGGGACGGTTCGCGGGGGTCACCGCGTTCGACGCGCTCGAGACCGGCGGGCTGATCAGCCGCGAGTCGGGCGCTTTCACCTGGCAGGGCGTGACCCGGCCCGCCGAGCGGACGCTGCGCTACGAACCGGGGAACGCGCCGGGCGCGGCGGACGTGCGCTTCGCCGACGGCCGCCCCTTCCACGGCCTGGACCTGACCTCGGGACACCACGTGGCCGACCACCCGTGCGCCGCCGACCTCTACCGCGGCGAGTTCACCGTCCGGGGCCCGGGCCGCTGGCGGACCGTGTGGCGGGTGGGCGGTCCGGCCAAGGACCTGCTGCTCACAACGGATTACCTTCGCGAAACACCGGGTTCGTAG
- a CDS encoding AAA family ATPase, whose product MIVWLNGTHGVGKTTTAALVRRLLPDSRVFDAEKVGETLMDISPGLPETDNFQHWAPWRPLVVETARRVLDYTGGTLVMPMTVLVEEYWREIGAGLAGHGIPVRHFVLHADQDTLRGRIAGDTVLGPDSPFRLQYLQPYAEAARTWLHAEAEVVDTTHLTPDQAARRIAEAVKG is encoded by the coding sequence ATGATCGTATGGCTCAACGGCACCCACGGGGTGGGCAAGACGACGACCGCCGCACTCGTGCGGCGGCTGCTTCCGGACTCCCGTGTGTTCGACGCCGAGAAGGTCGGCGAGACGCTCATGGACATCAGTCCGGGGCTGCCCGAGACGGACAACTTCCAGCACTGGGCGCCGTGGCGGCCGCTCGTCGTCGAGACCGCCCGCCGGGTGCTCGACTACACCGGCGGCACCCTGGTGATGCCGATGACGGTGCTGGTCGAGGAGTACTGGCGCGAGATCGGTGCGGGCCTCGCCGGCCACGGTATCCCCGTGCGGCACTTCGTCCTCCACGCCGACCAGGACACCCTGCGCGGGCGTATCGCGGGGGACACCGTCCTCGGGCCGGACTCGCCGTTCCGTCTCCAGTACCTCCAGCCCTACGCCGAGGCGGCCCGCACCTGGCTGCACGCCGAGGCCGAGGTCGTGGACACCACGCACCTCACCCCCGACCAGGCCGCCCGGCGGATCGCGGAGGCCGTCAAGGGCTGA
- a CDS encoding arginine repressor, producing MSHAQEHEQTAGPALPQTRTARHRRIVDILNRQAVRSQSQLAKLLADDGLTVTQATLSRDLDELNAVKIRNTDGDLIYAVPSEGGFRTPRAPLGESAKEERMRRLSAELLISAEASANLVVLRTPPGAAQFLASAIDQAELHDILGTIAGDDTLMLISREPAGGQALADHLLRLAQNGG from the coding sequence ATGAGCCACGCGCAGGAGCACGAGCAGACGGCGGGGCCCGCCCTGCCGCAGACCCGCACCGCACGCCACCGCCGGATCGTGGACATCCTCAACCGGCAGGCGGTGCGCTCGCAGAGCCAGCTGGCGAAGCTGCTCGCCGACGACGGGCTCACCGTCACCCAGGCGACGCTCTCCCGGGACCTGGACGAGCTGAACGCGGTCAAGATCCGCAACACCGACGGCGACCTCATCTACGCGGTGCCCAGCGAGGGCGGCTTCCGCACCCCGCGGGCCCCGCTCGGGGAGTCGGCCAAGGAGGAGCGGATGCGGCGGCTCTCCGCGGAGCTGCTGATCTCCGCGGAGGCGTCCGCGAACCTCGTGGTCCTGCGGACCCCTCCGGGGGCGGCGCAGTTCCTCGCGTCGGCGATCGACCAGGCGGAGCTGCACGACATCCTGGGGACGATCGCGGGTGACGACACGTTGATGCTGATCAGCAGGGAGCCTGCGGGTGGGCAGGCGCTGGCGGATCATCTGCTGCGGTTGGCCCAGAACGGGGGCTGA
- a CDS encoding histidine phosphatase family protein, protein MALRVTFVAAARSSPLLAERFDDGRPLDQAGWDEVLRAAGTLLPLAAAELRYCSPTPRSRATGDALGCAPLVQLALRECDMGRWRGLTLGEAMAREPAAVDAWLADPRSAPHGGEPLLAFITRVGGWLDTRPGEDGDRIVAVAEPSVIRAALVYALKAPPATYWNLDVQPLSTTTVTGRAGRWSLRFAGVPGQGATNPVFREGNPL, encoded by the coding sequence ATGGCGCTTCGGGTCACGTTCGTCGCGGCTGCGCGCAGCTCACCCCTGCTCGCGGAGCGCTTCGACGACGGCCGCCCCCTGGACCAGGCCGGATGGGACGAGGTGCTGCGCGCCGCGGGCACCCTGCTGCCGCTCGCCGCGGCCGAGTTGCGCTACTGCTCGCCGACGCCCCGCAGTCGCGCCACCGGAGACGCCCTCGGCTGCGCGCCCCTGGTGCAACTCGCCCTGAGGGAGTGCGACATGGGCCGGTGGCGCGGTCTGACGCTCGGTGAGGCGATGGCGCGCGAGCCGGCGGCCGTGGACGCCTGGCTCGCCGATCCGCGCTCCGCCCCGCACGGCGGGGAGCCGCTGCTGGCCTTCATCACCCGGGTCGGCGGCTGGCTCGACACCCGTCCCGGCGAGGACGGCGACCGCATCGTCGCCGTCGCCGAGCCCTCCGTGATCCGGGCCGCGCTGGTCTACGCGCTGAAGGCACCGCCCGCCACGTACTGGAACCTTGACGTCCAGCCGCTGTCGACGACCACGGTGACGGGCCGCGCGGGCCGCTGGAGCCTCCGGTTCGCCGGCGTGCCGGGCCAGGGCGCTACGAACCCGGTGTTTCGCGAAGGTAATCCGTTGTGA
- the argC gene encoding N-acetyl-gamma-glutamyl-phosphate reductase: MAVRAAVAGASGYAGGELLRLLLTHPEVEIGALTGNSNAGQRLGALQPHLLPLADRVLEPTTADVLAGHDVVFLALPHGQSAAVAEQLGPDVLVVDMGADFRLKDAADWETFYGSPHAGTWPYGLPELPGARAALEGSKRIAVPGCYPTAVSLALFPAYAASLAEPEAVIVAASGTSGAGKAAKPHLLGSEVMGSMSPYGVGGGHRHTPEMIQNLGAVAGEAVTVSFTPTLAPMPRGILATCTAKARPGVTAESVRAAYEKAFADEPFVHLLPEGQWPATASVYGSNAVQVQVAHDAAAGRIIAISAIDNLAKGTAGGAVQSMNLALGLDETTGLTTIGVAP; encoded by the coding sequence ATGGCGGTACGTGCGGCGGTGGCCGGAGCGAGCGGGTATGCGGGCGGTGAGCTGCTGCGCCTGCTCCTGACCCACCCGGAGGTCGAGATCGGCGCCCTGACCGGCAACTCCAACGCGGGGCAGCGGCTGGGGGCACTCCAACCGCACCTGCTGCCGCTGGCCGACCGGGTGCTGGAGCCGACCACGGCCGACGTGCTCGCGGGGCACGACGTCGTCTTCCTCGCGCTGCCGCACGGACAGTCCGCCGCCGTCGCCGAGCAGCTCGGCCCGGACGTCCTCGTCGTCGACATGGGCGCCGACTTCCGGCTCAAGGACGCGGCCGACTGGGAGACGTTCTACGGCTCCCCGCACGCCGGTACCTGGCCCTACGGCCTCCCCGAACTGCCGGGTGCCCGCGCCGCGCTGGAGGGGTCCAAGCGCATCGCGGTGCCCGGTTGCTACCCCACGGCCGTGTCGCTGGCCCTCTTCCCGGCCTACGCCGCGTCGCTGGCCGAGCCCGAGGCCGTGATCGTCGCCGCCTCCGGCACCTCCGGCGCGGGCAAGGCCGCCAAGCCCCACCTGCTGGGCAGCGAGGTCATGGGCTCCATGTCGCCCTACGGAGTCGGCGGCGGCCACCGGCACACCCCCGAGATGATCCAGAACCTCGGCGCGGTCGCCGGCGAGGCGGTCACCGTCTCCTTCACCCCGACCCTCGCCCCGATGCCGCGCGGCATCCTCGCCACCTGCACCGCGAAGGCCAGGCCCGGCGTCACCGCCGAGTCGGTCCGGGCGGCGTACGAGAAGGCCTTCGCCGACGAACCGTTCGTGCACCTGCTGCCCGAGGGCCAGTGGCCCGCGACCGCCTCCGTGTACGGCTCCAACGCTGTCCAGGTCCAGGTCGCCCACGACGCCGCCGCGGGCCGGATCATCGCGATCAGCGCCATCGACAACCTGGCCAAGGGCACCGCGGGCGGTGCCGTCCAGAGCATGAACCTCGCCCTCGGTCTCGACGAGACCACCGGACTGACGACGATCGGAGTTGCGCCGTGA
- the argJ gene encoding bifunctional glutamate N-acetyltransferase/amino-acid acetyltransferase ArgJ — protein MSVTAAKGFTAAGITAGIKESGNPDLALVVNTGPRRSAAGVFTSNRVKAAPVLWSEQVLKSGELTAVVLNSGGANACTGPKGFQDTHATAEKVAEALGTGAGEVAVCSTGLIGVLLPMDKLLPGVETAVGQLSEHGGEKAAIAIKTTDTVHKTSVVSGDGWTVGGMAKGAGMLAPGLATMLVVITTDADLETGALDRALRAATRVTFDRVDSDGCMSTNDTVLLLASGASGITPEYDAFAEAVRAVCDDLGQQLIRDAEGASKDIKVEVVNAATEDEAVQVGRTIARNNLLKCAIHGEDPNWGRVLSAIGTTSAVFEPDRLNVAINGVWVCKNGGVGEDRELVDMRYREVHIVADLAAGDATATIWTNDLTADYVHENSAYSS, from the coding sequence GTGAGCGTGACGGCAGCGAAGGGATTCACGGCGGCGGGCATCACCGCCGGGATCAAGGAGAGCGGCAACCCCGACCTGGCCCTCGTGGTCAACACCGGCCCCCGCCGCTCCGCCGCGGGCGTCTTCACCTCCAACCGCGTCAAGGCCGCCCCCGTCCTGTGGTCCGAGCAGGTGCTCAAGAGTGGCGAGCTGACCGCCGTCGTCCTCAACTCCGGCGGCGCCAACGCCTGCACCGGGCCCAAGGGCTTCCAGGACACCCACGCCACCGCCGAGAAGGTCGCCGAGGCGCTCGGCACGGGGGCGGGCGAGGTCGCCGTCTGCTCCACCGGGCTCATCGGCGTACTGCTCCCCATGGACAAGCTGCTCCCGGGCGTCGAGACCGCCGTCGGTCAGCTCTCGGAGCACGGCGGCGAGAAGGCCGCCATCGCCATCAAGACCACCGACACCGTCCACAAGACGTCCGTCGTCAGTGGGGACGGCTGGACCGTCGGCGGCATGGCCAAGGGCGCGGGCATGCTCGCCCCCGGCCTCGCCACCATGCTCGTCGTGATCACCACCGACGCCGACCTGGAGACCGGGGCCCTGGACCGCGCCCTGCGCGCCGCCACCCGCGTCACCTTCGACCGGGTCGACTCCGACGGCTGCATGTCCACCAACGACACCGTGCTGCTGCTCGCCTCCGGCGCCTCCGGCATCACCCCGGAGTACGACGCCTTCGCCGAGGCCGTACGCGCCGTGTGCGACGACCTCGGGCAGCAGCTCATCCGGGACGCCGAGGGTGCCAGCAAGGACATCAAGGTCGAGGTCGTCAACGCCGCCACCGAGGACGAGGCCGTCCAGGTGGGCCGCACCATCGCCCGCAACAACCTGCTCAAGTGCGCCATCCACGGCGAGGACCCCAACTGGGGCCGCGTCCTCTCCGCCATCGGCACCACGTCCGCCGTCTTCGAGCCCGACCGCCTCAACGTCGCCATCAACGGCGTCTGGGTCTGCAAGAACGGCGGCGTCGGGGAGGACCGCGAGCTGGTCGACATGCGCTACCGCGAGGTCCACATCGTCGCCGACCTCGCCGCCGGCGACGCCACGGCCACCATCTGGACCAACGACCTCACCGCCGACTACGTCCACGAGAACAGCGCGTACTCCTCATGA
- a CDS encoding FAD:protein FMN transferase has product MGTVFSFDVRGGEPPAVREALDEAVAGLHRADEVFSTYREDSEVSRLARGELTVAACAPEVAEVLELAAEAERVSEGWFSTRYEGRLDPTGIVKGWAVERAARRIAAAGARGVSVNGGGDVQLLGAPGTRRPWRVGVSDPLRPGGLAAVVSAAGAAELAVATSGSAERGAHVVDPRTGRSAVTDLVSVTVVAPRLTWADCWATAAFARGSREGLRWLESLPGVEGLLITAGDEVRCTGGLAARLG; this is encoded by the coding sequence ATGGGGACCGTCTTCTCCTTCGACGTCCGCGGCGGGGAACCCCCGGCCGTACGGGAGGCACTGGACGAGGCGGTCGCCGGGCTGCACCGGGCCGACGAGGTGTTCAGCACGTACCGGGAGGACAGCGAGGTCTCCCGGCTGGCGCGCGGGGAACTGACCGTCGCCGCCTGCGCGCCCGAGGTCGCCGAGGTGCTGGAGCTGGCGGCCGAGGCGGAGCGGGTGAGCGAGGGCTGGTTCAGTACCCGGTACGAGGGCCGGCTGGACCCGACCGGGATCGTCAAGGGGTGGGCCGTGGAGCGCGCCGCACGGCGGATCGCGGCGGCGGGTGCGAGGGGCGTCAGCGTCAACGGCGGCGGAGACGTCCAGTTGCTCGGCGCTCCGGGGACGCGGCGGCCGTGGCGGGTGGGGGTGTCGGATCCGCTGCGTCCTGGCGGGCTCGCGGCGGTCGTCTCGGCGGCGGGCGCGGCGGAGCTGGCCGTGGCGACGTCCGGCTCCGCCGAGCGCGGCGCCCATGTCGTCGACCCGCGCACCGGCCGCTCGGCGGTGACCGACCTGGTGTCCGTGACGGTGGTGGCGCCCCGGCTGACGTGGGCGGACTGCTGGGCGACGGCGGCGTTCGCGAGGGGTTCGCGGGAGGGGCTGCGGTGGCTGGAGTCGCTGCCCGGCGTCGAGGGGCTGCTGATCACGGCCGGGGACGAGGTGCGGTGCACGGGAGGGCTGGCGGCTCGTCTGGGCTGA
- the argB gene encoding acetylglutamate kinase: MSNGPTRKHTALPKAQILIEALPWLTRHHGKTVVIKFGGNAMIDEDLKAAFAQDVVFLRHAGLKPVVVHGGGPQISAALDKHGIVSEFKAGLRVTTEDAMDVVRMVLAGQVQRELVGLLNQHGPLAVGLTGEDAHTLTATKHQPEIDGERVDIGRVGEITEIDTGAIEALLADGRIPVVSSIARSQDDHHVYNVNADTAAAALAAALGAETLMVLTDVEGLYEDWPRSDEVISRLTASELEKLLPDLSSGMVPKMEGCLHAVRGGVTTARVIDGRVQHSILLEIFTDEGIGTMVVPDEQGES; the protein is encoded by the coding sequence ATGAGCAACGGACCCACGCGGAAGCACACCGCGCTCCCCAAGGCCCAGATCCTCATCGAGGCGCTGCCCTGGCTGACCCGGCACCACGGCAAGACCGTCGTCATCAAGTTCGGCGGCAACGCCATGATCGACGAGGACCTCAAGGCCGCCTTCGCCCAGGACGTCGTCTTCCTGCGCCACGCCGGTCTCAAGCCCGTCGTCGTGCACGGCGGCGGCCCGCAGATCAGCGCCGCCCTCGACAAGCACGGCATCGTCAGCGAGTTCAAGGCCGGCCTGCGCGTCACCACCGAGGACGCCATGGACGTCGTACGGATGGTGCTCGCCGGGCAGGTGCAGCGCGAGCTGGTCGGGCTGCTCAACCAGCACGGACCGCTCGCCGTCGGCCTCACCGGCGAGGACGCGCACACCCTCACCGCCACCAAGCACCAGCCCGAGATCGACGGCGAACGCGTCGACATCGGCCGGGTCGGCGAGATCACCGAGATCGACACCGGCGCCATCGAGGCACTGCTGGCCGACGGCCGCATCCCGGTCGTCTCGTCCATCGCCCGCTCCCAGGACGATCACCATGTCTACAACGTCAATGCTGATACGGCGGCTGCGGCACTCGCTGCTGCGCTCGGCGCCGAGACTCTCATGGTCCTCACCGACGTCGAGGGCCTCTACGAGGACTGGCCGCGCTCCGACGAGGTGATCAGCCGCCTCACCGCCTCCGAGCTGGAGAAACTGCTGCCCGACCTCTCCAGCGGGATGGTGCCGAAGATGGAGGGCTGCCTGCACGCGGTGCGGGGCGGCGTCACCACCGCACGCGTCATCGACGGCCGGGTCCAGCACTCGATCCTGCTGGAGATCTTCACGGACGAGGGCATCGGCACGATGGTCGTGCCGGACGAACAGGGGGAGTCGTGA
- a CDS encoding L,D-transpeptidase family protein: MRPGVLVAVLVSASLLALGAAPAGGTAPRPLPDRMADTGGGAQLITAVAPDTDATTGTVTWWDREGGSGGGGRWVAAGSAPARFGSGGLADGPTRVQGTNTTPTGLYDLPYAFGTEAAPRGTAYRYRPVRQDSWWCQDNGSRSYNRWTEPRPADCRATEAERLITYPTQYAHALVVGFNYDRPVRGRGAGIFLHVDGRGATAGCVSVPEDAMRRILTWASPAARPHIAIGTSGGATAVTRY; the protein is encoded by the coding sequence ATGCGCCCCGGTGTCCTCGTCGCCGTCCTCGTCTCCGCCTCCCTCCTCGCCCTCGGCGCCGCCCCCGCCGGCGGGACCGCTCCCCGGCCGCTGCCCGACCGGATGGCGGACACCGGCGGCGGCGCGCAGCTGATCACCGCGGTCGCGCCGGACACGGACGCCACGACGGGCACCGTCACCTGGTGGGACCGCGAGGGAGGGAGCGGGGGCGGGGGCCGCTGGGTGGCGGCCGGTTCGGCACCCGCCCGCTTCGGGTCGGGCGGGCTGGCCGACGGGCCGACCCGCGTGCAGGGCACGAACACCACCCCGACCGGGCTCTACGACCTGCCGTACGCCTTCGGCACCGAGGCGGCGCCGCGCGGCACGGCCTACCGGTACCGCCCGGTCCGCCAGGACTCCTGGTGGTGCCAGGACAACGGCTCCCGCTCCTACAACCGCTGGACCGAGCCGCGCCCCGCCGACTGCCGGGCCACCGAGGCCGAGCGCCTGATCACCTACCCCACGCAGTACGCGCACGCCCTGGTCGTCGGCTTCAACTACGACCGTCCGGTGCGCGGCCGCGGCGCGGGCATCTTCCTGCACGTCGACGGGCGCGGGGCGACGGCGGGCTGCGTGTCGGTGCCCGAGGACGCCATGCGGCGGATCCTCACCTGGGCGAGCCCGGCGGCCCGGCCGCACATCGCGATCGGCACCTCGGGCGGGGCGACGGCGGTCACCCGCTACTGA
- a CDS encoding ferredoxin reductase family protein, whose product MTTTLAGGRAARRQTMRRIRPRRSPAVPLLLAVWAGAAGVLWLWWRNTPAISDDTGRILGAGRITGLLAGYLTALVVLQMARVPALERRVGSDRVARWHAMTGRYTLCLVLAHVFLIMWGYAAQAGRGLGDVVAQTVDSVNRLPDMGKAAVGTGLLVVIGLLSVGPVRRRIPYDAWYHVHLLTYAAVFLTFWHQLTTGNEFAVEPVAGTVWYALYGSVTALVLWYRVLTPLRLNLRHRMRVEAVIEETPGIVSVLVGGRRLHRLGAEAGQFFRWRFLAPGMRFSSHPYSLSAAPRPDMLRITVKAIGDHSARLRELTPGTRVWAEGPYGALTAQRRSRGKVLLVAGGVGITPMRALFETLPGASGDITLLYRANSTQDLALWDELAGIAEERGARLMYAVNSPDGERPDISAQTLARKIPDVERHDVFLCGPPGFAQSVYEALRGAGVPARRIHHESFAM is encoded by the coding sequence GTGACCACCACGCTCGCCGGCGGCCGTGCCGCCCGTCGTCAGACGATGCGGCGCATCCGTCCGCGCCGCTCCCCCGCCGTCCCCCTGCTGCTCGCCGTGTGGGCGGGCGCGGCGGGCGTGTTGTGGCTGTGGTGGCGCAACACGCCCGCCATCTCCGACGACACCGGCAGGATCCTCGGCGCGGGCCGGATCACCGGTCTGCTCGCCGGGTACCTGACGGCGCTGGTCGTGCTCCAGATGGCCCGGGTGCCGGCGCTGGAGCGGCGCGTGGGGTCCGACCGGGTCGCCCGCTGGCACGCCATGACCGGCCGCTACACCCTCTGCCTGGTCCTCGCCCACGTCTTCCTGATCATGTGGGGTTACGCGGCACAGGCCGGCCGGGGCCTCGGCGACGTCGTCGCGCAGACCGTCGACTCCGTGAACCGGCTGCCCGACATGGGCAAGGCGGCCGTCGGCACCGGCCTGCTGGTCGTCATCGGGCTCCTGTCCGTCGGCCCCGTCCGCCGCCGCATCCCCTACGACGCCTGGTACCACGTGCACCTGCTCACCTACGCGGCGGTGTTCCTGACCTTCTGGCACCAGTTGACCACCGGCAACGAGTTCGCCGTCGAACCGGTCGCCGGGACCGTCTGGTACGCCCTGTACGGATCGGTGACCGCGCTCGTGCTCTGGTACCGGGTCCTGACCCCGCTCCGGCTCAACCTGCGCCACCGGATGCGGGTCGAAGCGGTGATCGAGGAGACGCCCGGGATCGTGTCGGTGCTGGTCGGCGGGCGCCGGCTGCACCGGCTGGGCGCGGAGGCGGGCCAGTTCTTCCGCTGGCGGTTCCTCGCGCCCGGGATGCGGTTCAGCTCGCACCCGTACTCGCTGTCGGCGGCGCCGCGCCCGGACATGCTGCGGATCACCGTGAAGGCGATCGGCGACCACAGCGCCCGGCTGCGCGAGCTGACGCCGGGCACCCGGGTGTGGGCGGAGGGCCCGTACGGCGCCCTCACCGCGCAGCGCCGCAGCCGCGGCAAGGTGCTGCTGGTGGCGGGCGGGGTGGGGATCACGCCGATGCGGGCGCTGTTCGAGACGCTGCCCGGCGCGTCCGGCGACATCACGCTCCTCTACCGGGCCAACAGCACCCAGGACCTGGCGCTCTGGGACGAGCTGGCCGGTATCGCCGAGGAGCGCGGGGCGCGGCTGATGTACGCGGTCAACAGCCCGGACGGGGAGCGCCCGGACATCTCCGCGCAGACGCTGGCCCGGAAGATCCCGGACGTCGAGCGTCACGACGTCTTCCTGTGCGGTCCGCCCGGCTTCGCCCAGTCGGTGTACGAGGCACTGCGCGGCGCGGGGGTCCCCGCTCGCCGTATCCACCACGAGTCGTTCGCGATGTGA
- a CDS encoding pyridoxamine 5'-phosphate oxidase family protein: MGKTYERIDGRLRTFIEAQPLFFTATAPLAGDGTVNLSPKGLTGCFAVLDELTVAYLDFAGSNAETIAHLRENGRITLMWCAFQGPPNIVRVHGRGEPVFRDDPRFPELLTHFPDIDPTAHGLRAVIVVSAELIRDTCGYAVPFMAYESDRDLHGKRFAREDDASLSAYFTKKEYIASSIDGLPGLPLPLPPSTV, encoded by the coding sequence ATGGGAAAGACTTATGAGCGCATAGACGGCAGACTCCGCACGTTCATCGAGGCGCAGCCCCTCTTCTTCACCGCCACCGCTCCCCTGGCCGGCGACGGCACGGTCAACCTGTCCCCCAAGGGCCTCACCGGCTGCTTCGCCGTGCTCGACGAACTGACCGTGGCCTACCTCGACTTCGCCGGTTCCAACGCGGAGACCATCGCCCACCTGCGGGAGAACGGCCGCATCACCCTGATGTGGTGCGCCTTCCAGGGCCCGCCGAACATCGTCCGGGTGCACGGCCGCGGCGAGCCGGTCTTCCGCGACGACCCCCGCTTCCCGGAACTGCTCACCCACTTCCCGGACATCGACCCCACCGCGCACGGACTGCGCGCGGTCATCGTCGTGTCCGCCGAACTCATCCGCGACACCTGCGGCTACGCCGTCCCCTTCATGGCGTACGAGAGCGACCGGGACCTGCACGGCAAGCGGTTCGCCCGCGAGGACGACGCCTCGCTCAGCGCGTACTTCACCAAGAAGGAGTACATCGCGTCGAGCATCGACGGCCTCCCCGGGCTGCCGTTGCCGCTGCCTCCCTCTACCGTCTGA
- a CDS encoding acetylornithine transaminase, with product MSNEELTERWQGTLMNNYGTPRLPLVRGEGARLWDADGNEYLDFVGGIAVNALGHAHPAVVEAVSRQIASLGHVSNLFIAEPPVALAERLLQHFGRDGKVYFCNSGAEANEGAFKIGRLTGRPHMVATRGGFHGRTMGALALTGQPGKQEPFLPLPGDVTHVPYGDPQALAAAVTEETALVIIEPIQGENGVVVPPPGYLKAARAITAATGALLVLDEVQTGVGRTGHWFEYQAHEGVLPDVVTLAKGLGGGLPLGATIAFGRAADLLQPGHHGTTFGGNPVACAAGLAVLDTIADEGLLDHVKRQSETLRGGIESLGHPLVAHVRGAGLLLGIVLTEPLAARVQQAAQDAGILVNAPAPDVVRLMPALNLGDDVVEAFLGALPGILDQAAETAHGDGRSGE from the coding sequence GTGAGCAACGAAGAGCTGACCGAGCGGTGGCAGGGCACGCTCATGAACAACTACGGCACCCCGCGCCTGCCCCTGGTGCGCGGCGAGGGCGCCCGCCTCTGGGACGCCGACGGCAACGAGTACCTGGACTTCGTCGGCGGCATCGCGGTCAACGCGCTCGGCCACGCCCACCCGGCCGTGGTCGAGGCGGTGAGCCGGCAGATCGCCTCCCTCGGCCACGTCTCCAACCTCTTCATCGCCGAGCCGCCCGTCGCCCTCGCCGAACGGCTGCTCCAGCACTTCGGCCGCGACGGCAAGGTCTACTTCTGCAACTCCGGCGCCGAGGCCAACGAGGGCGCCTTCAAGATCGGCCGACTGACCGGCCGGCCGCACATGGTCGCCACCCGCGGCGGCTTCCACGGCCGCACCATGGGCGCCCTGGCGCTGACCGGCCAGCCCGGCAAGCAGGAACCGTTCCTGCCGCTGCCCGGCGACGTCACGCACGTGCCCTACGGCGACCCGCAGGCGCTCGCCGCCGCGGTAACCGAGGAGACGGCGCTGGTGATCATCGAGCCGATCCAGGGGGAGAACGGCGTCGTCGTCCCGCCCCCCGGCTACCTGAAGGCCGCCCGCGCCATCACCGCCGCCACCGGTGCGCTGCTCGTCCTGGACGAGGTGCAGACCGGCGTCGGCCGGACCGGGCACTGGTTCGAGTACCAGGCCCACGAAGGTGTCCTGCCCGACGTCGTCACCCTCGCCAAGGGCCTCGGCGGCGGACTGCCCCTCGGTGCGACCATCGCCTTCGGCCGCGCCGCCGACCTGCTCCAGCCCGGCCACCACGGCACCACCTTCGGCGGCAACCCGGTCGCCTGCGCCGCCGGACTCGCCGTCCTCGACACCATCGCGGACGAGGGGCTGCTGGACCACGTCAAGCGGCAGAGCGAGACGCTGCGCGGCGGAATCGAGAGCCTCGGCCACCCGCTGGTCGCCCACGTCCGGGGGGCGGGACTGCTCCTGGGTATCGTGCTCACCGAGCCGCTCGCCGCCCGGGTGCAGCAGGCGGCTCAGGACGCCGGAATCCTGGTGAACGCGCCCGCGCCCGATGTCGTACGGCTGATGCCCGCGCTGAACCTCGGCGACGACGTGGTGGAGGCGTTCCTCGGGGCGCTGCCCGGCATCCTTGACCAGGCCGCCGAGACGGCCCACGGGGACGGACGATCCGGAGAATGA